CGTCTCTGCACTGGACAGCAGGAGCTGGGGTTTCAACTGCTAACCAGCACAGAATCTCTCAACCTTTTTAAGGTGTGTTCAGTGTTGCATATAAATATGTTCTCCTGactaaaaaacattatatatatatatatatatatatatatatatatatatatatatatatatatatatataatataatataatttatatatatatataattttagtgtgtgtatttttccacaacggcagccgaacctggggcgagcccattctcTCTTCTCCTCgaccgacccgctctccttctcgtaCTTGGTTTGTTTGTCGTTCAAAGTGAAcgcccgaccgccgtttagccaggctatttatagtttaaaaactgctaattgaaatgatccatgagtgggaatgttaacttttttttgttgtaaaaaatatagcgttgattacatggtgctttatgcatggttaattcacggaaagttaaatttttgcttcactgtatgtgcattatagggagggagttattttattttgtattttagtccgATGTGTCCCGCGAcgccccccaccccctgcccCATTTAATGCTCTTTGGTTATAATGTTCATATTGAGTGTGTCCCGAGACCCGCATTATAACGAGGGATTTGGGTCAGAATTTGATTGCAGGGACGTTCATTGTCAAAAATATATTAGAATTATGACTCCCTGTTAAAAAGgtttttttattgtacttaatTAAAACCAACAGAATGCAATTACCTTTTGAAACCACTGCAGTGTAAAATGCTAAACAAATTCGGaagataatgtttttaaatgattaaaggTGGCATTGGGACATACAAGTAAATCTAGCCAAACTGAATTAGTTTTTTTCTTGAATTAAGAATGTGAATCCATCAGACCGACAGCCGATCCAGTTTGAACTTAGTGCAGAAAGCCAGAATCAGGAGACTGACTTCTTTAAGGAGGTGTCGGCCCGCGTGTCTTTCACCAGGTATGATTGGGGGGTAGGAATACTTTACAGATCTACAATATATTGGAAGTCTACACAATGCACTGTCAAACACTGTATTTCACCAATAACTGTAAATGCAAAGTCATAACACATTCAGTAGTactagaaataaaaataacatttgacaAAACATTACAAGTCTTGCGGCATTGATCCTCAGCGTTCTGCTGGCATCTGGTTGCTGTGTGTCTGGAGTGGAGTACATTCATTCTGGCTTTCTCTTGgtgtttttacacattttcattcaggcTATATACAGAATGCCCAGACCAAGACACTGTACAAAAATGATTACCTGACATTCTAGACAATGGTTGAGCTAACTGGAATTGAAGAATTAACACGTGCCATGCCAATGGGCGAGCTCATTTCAAACCTGTCCTGTaatgttttgttacatttttctttttcctaaGTTCTCGGGTGAACTCTCCTCCTAACAAGCTGTCTGTGAGTGACCATGACTCGGGTGTGGATGAGGACTTCTCTCCCAGGCCGTCCCCGAGCCCACACCCTGCCAGCCAGCAGGTACAGTGAAATATGAAAGCTTCATAGGCTAATAGGAGTTAACAGGTTCTTTCTCTGACGTGTGAAAATGGACTCCTGGGCCTCCAGTTTGTAGCTTATTTATGAGGCCTTATAACTTAAGATGAAATATATTTGTACACATAGTATGCGTTAACAGAGTCAGCCGAGTCACTGGATGGCAGTGCTGAGATGTATAATTGAACAAatccagtttatttttatataggttTTAATTGCTTACTTAATATCCATGCACTTGTGTTTGACAGCTACGTCAGATTCATCCCTCAGTGCCGGAGCTCTCTATTGTCTTTGATGGCAGCTTCACAGACTCCAATAAAGCTGATCAGTGTCTACAAGGTTTTGGAATCAGACCTTCTCCAGCTTCAGCTCCTCAACAACACATGAGAAGTGCTGGGCCTATTCAAGAACTGTACCCGGAGGCAAGGCAGTCCAGTATCGGATCCTGCTCTGGGTCATTTCCAGTAAGGCGCTTTCTAGCTCCTGCAAACCAGCCAATGAAGGTCTGCAAAGGCAGAGCGAGTCCTGCTCAGCACCAGCCTGTTAATTGGAAGGGAGGTCCTCCACTCAGGAAGAGTTCTGGATCCTCCGCTTCATCagcatcctcctcctcctcctcctcctcctcatcaacTCCACAGAGTGGACCGTCGCCCAACACCTCCATTCATCAGCCTAAAGGGCACCTGCCTTCTGCCAGTAAGAGGGGCATTTCCCCAGCTGGCAGACCGGGAGCCCCTGGCACTCAAAGACCTCCCTCCCCTGGAAATCCATCAGCTAGACGTGGCCTGCCACACAGTGCACAAACACCAGCCCGGACGTCCAACTTCCACATGCCCTTTTCGCCGCCTCATGGTCCAAACCAGCACCCTgctagcttctgcagctgttgtcAGCATCGCGGTCGTGTGCCATACTATCCAATAAACTCGTGGCAAGGCGTTCCCAACTTTGCATCCAACGGTAGCCCTGTTTACTGCCCATCAGATTCCCTGGCTCATGACTGCAGTTTTCCTCCCTTCCACCAGGGCATGAGCTGTCAATGCAATGGTCACTGCAGCCCAATGTGTCAAACAAACAGTCCTGCTAGTCAGGCTTCACGTGATAATAGTGCTCTTCCGATGCCTGGAGCACAGAATACCCAGAAGACTAGTCCTTCTAAAGTGCAGTTCTGTCTCAGCCATGCTGCCTGCGTGCCTCAGCCTTCCCCCCAGCCCCCTGCTGAGATCGGACTGATGGGGTTACCTCATGATGCTTATAAGATTCTTGTGGAACAGGACAAGCAGTTGAAAGTGCTACAAGCCCAGGTTTGTATAGCCAGCAAAACCACTCTTTCCCCCTACTTTtcaaatattaaattattttgcTGCCACCGTAAATTAAATGTTACCCCTCTGCTATGCCGCTAGTGCGTGAGCATGCATGATTAAAATGTGCATAAAAATCAACAGTTTTGCAGTCAGCTAGGTTTATTGAAAGCTTTGATAAAAATTCAAGGCCGTTATCATGCTCACTATCCTGAGTGCTAAGATCTGGCATACATTACCCAGCCACATCCAGTATTTTAAAAATTGATTTACTAATAGAGATGATCAAAAAAAGACTTTCATATGACCATAAAAAGCTCATATTCATGTAGTTAGTTATTTAGAACATTTCACGGTCACAAAGTTCTGAGTTAGGTTGTATATAAtcgtttaacattttaaaatctttctAGATCCAAAAGCTGTTGGAGGCTCAGAGTAACCCACCCTGCTCTCACACGTCCCCTCCACAGTCAGGGAGGCAGGTGGAgtctgttgccatggaaacccaGACTGCTCTGGGCGTGCACATGAAAAAGAGTGTCAGTATTGCTGTGAGCACAGGTAAGAGCAGCACAGCAGACATTTCTGATGTGTATTCTCTTATCTCCAGTCAAAGTAAATAAGTCAAGATTATTCATCACACATGACACATCAGATATTTATTTTGAGAGGTGGGACAGGgactttaaaatacagtttttcaATAGTagacaaatttaaataaataaccttcCAAAGAAAACTACATTGTAGCAAGGACGAAACTATATAGTAGCTCACTAAGTGGGGGGAAAAACAAATATCTAGTTAGTGCACATGAGGGCGAATGACAGCTTTCAAGCACTCCTGTTGGTAGAGTGTGTattatgtgttttaatatttataattttattgttTAAGGAGCAAGCTTGTTTTGGAGCCCGACTGTAGATCAGGAGGAGGTGGCGATGCTAGAGTCCCAGGATGAGGAAATGGGCATCTCTCTCACTACTGAGGAAGACACCACTCACAACAGCATTGCTTCCTCACTGAAGGCTGTCGATATCCACAGCTTTGCAGAGAGCACCCAGGTCATAGCAGAGGAGTCTATTGTTCCATCAAATACAGCCAGGTAAGCATTGGCAGAGGTAGCCAAAAGGgatcaacaaaaatacaattgttcAAGCAGAAATCTATTCTTTGATACAAAACATGTGGGATGTTATGCACcaatgcctgtctgtctgttagtCTACATGGTGTCAGATTTTTCCACTCCTAGTCTCCAATAAATGTTTCAAATTGCATTTGTTTAAAATCCAgtcattattatacatttttattatattttttacaattcACATTATATAATTATGATTGGAAGAACTTGCTTCATGTGTGTTTTCGTTTtctcatttttattgttttgttttatcttcaGTTCTTCATCTCAGTTTTGGAATGAGCGGGGGCCCCTGGTAACATTCCAAAGCCCTGAACTTGGGGAGAGTGTCAGCATGTGCATCCAGTCATTGCCAGTAGAGGGGGCAAAAAAGCAGGAAAATGAGAAAGTGAATCATCAGCCAAACAGTGAACTGCATAATGAGCAGAAATTTTATCAGGACTTGCTGGTAAGTTttggttaaaatatatatttaattttaaatgccaATTTAACGATTTATTTGGCTTCATAAAGACAGTTATGTAATGATTTGTACGTGGTTTATTAAAGTTTCTAAAACTTTACATTTGATGATATATATGGTTGTATGTATATCCACAGATTTAGTGAGTAATTCATCATCAAGGGTGTATTGCTCACTAAGTAGCTTTTTCTTGTACTTTGAAAAAGCTATACTGTAAAATGTTCTTTGTGCACTCCACACACTGTTTCTTTCAAAGACAATTTTACTCCATACTGTAGTTTCCACTCTATATTTATAAAGCTTAATTTCCCATAGCATATTTgatttttaaagctattttaccACGATGTGACATTCTAGTGACAAGTGCATTGTGTTTTGATTCCTGCTGTGTTTTGATGTCAGGGCCAGGTGAACATCCGCTTGCAGGCCTCTTCATCTGGAGACGAAGAAGAGCCGGGGCAGAGACAGGCCATGCACTCTGGGACAGGGGCCCTGGATTCATCTCCTGTGTCCCAAAGCAGCAGCCGGAAAAAGCAGTCAGCCCCCAGCAAGTGCGACAAGGACATGGTCCGGAACGCCACCCTGAAACAGCTGGAACACCTGGGAGTGAAGGTTGACCGCTGTGTGAAAGGCAATAAAACCAAGGCCAAGGTGGAGAGTGCcaggtaacttttttttaaattgcagagTTTCTGTTTCTAGAATGTGTTTATGTTGTCTCTCTCTTTACTtgtatgcctgtctgtctgtctgtgtgggtaaGAATGCACAACAATACCTACAATGTCTTACATCGAGAATACTGACAAGTTAGTCTTAAACATCCCCCAGATTGATACACTCAATAGCATGTGGTGAGGAATGTTGTAACCAAGTTTTATAACAATTAAGTAAGCAGTATAATATATCGGGATG
The Acipenser ruthenus chromosome 10, fAciRut3.2 maternal haplotype, whole genome shotgun sequence DNA segment above includes these coding regions:
- the LOC117404536 gene encoding SCL-interrupting locus protein homolog: MSVQVNLKNIPSHLMESAYNNTDHQRSSRSSENMLTPISFPKTKIALWDPAPVGEVISLHLSYYRNPRLLVVEKTMRLAHRHARQSNRNDFSCFLLGSMVVDDDEEGVTLTVDRFDPGREMPGSPGKVPTALLPGDFLIPCTVSTQGPASGDTIVHSAEDFLIAFKMLQHRCCSKDTLDPSKLLTMRAQLTCAEHMDNLNFSLHWAAVTIANTLDATPVKPVPIIPTALARNLTSPMNIAQVQGVCKFGFLTMDQTRKLLLVLESDPKAYTLPLVGIWLSGITHIHSPQVWACCLRYLFSSSLQDRVVSEGGGFLIVLYSLTHKEPEFYECRLCTGQQELGFQLLTSTESLNLFKNVNPSDRQPIQFELSAESQNQETDFFKEVSARVSFTSSRVNSPPNKLSVSDHDSGVDEDFSPRPSPSPHPASQQLRQIHPSVPELSIVFDGSFTDSNKADQCLQGFGIRPSPASAPQQHMRSAGPIQELYPEARQSSIGSCSGSFPVRRFLAPANQPMKVCKGRASPAQHQPVNWKGGPPLRKSSGSSASSASSSSSSSSSSTPQSGPSPNTSIHQPKGHLPSASKRGISPAGRPGAPGTQRPPSPGNPSARRGLPHSAQTPARTSNFHMPFSPPHGPNQHPASFCSCCQHRGRVPYYPINSWQGVPNFASNGSPVYCPSDSLAHDCSFPPFHQGMSCQCNGHCSPMCQTNSPASQASRDNSALPMPGAQNTQKTSPSKVQFCLSHAACVPQPSPQPPAEIGLMGLPHDAYKILVEQDKQLKVLQAQIQKLLEAQSNPPCSHTSPPQSGRQVESVAMETQTALGVHMKKSVSIAVSTGASLFWSPTVDQEEVAMLESQDEEMGISLTTEEDTTHNSIASSLKAVDIHSFAESTQVIAEESIVPSNTASSSSQFWNERGPLVTFQSPELGESVSMCIQSLPVEGAKKQENEKVNHQPNSELHNEQKFYQDLLGQVNIRLQASSSGDEEEPGQRQAMHSGTGALDSSPVSQSSSRKKQSAPSKCDKDMVRNATLKQLEHLGVKVDRCVKGNKTKAKVESASTLACIYPQAVLPRLNYVSFGNMATSGFGPSGVDLSLEANAIALKYLNDSQLSQLSVSRGGRQTGQEESQSLSVILQHNTTTEKSMVGMSLMSPNNMSFATRKYMKRYGLIECEDSSEEEEEGASESQIETTVVSVSDSYRKDYAERGAERQQELLQQQPHRNSGARVCNDWEGNILKNITNEIPSQQQQQQQQLSDQDSQQILRDLKPKMKLLAGVTHISQDPDKENGMQFFPDKLLHDSPVTQKHMESQGSVGNFLDVNRLRQLPKLF